The Mytilus galloprovincialis chromosome 4, xbMytGall1.hap1.1, whole genome shotgun sequence genome contains a region encoding:
- the LOC143071298 gene encoding uncharacterized protein LOC143071298, producing MYSCHMQVPLNNIWFPANIPANKTGNLNRMESHDPMPKHGHHMDDNSDTSDENVEHSPGVPFNTLETERGIESTSFHASNILTKKTLKNNFGLKTSRTNLMFDNRVRLLTDQTCYEGLFIASVEGINEEVPPLNNITPTHSEQPTTGDFRYEYEASDIFEDGEQRTAGIGESRKATIDDWHRYTEQFTMEANLRVKSGVVQRGWHGHDVTLVLDACEHMRGDKFVSMKSAARRYIEGVKQIQRTRGLVENVGIAVFCGRSRLLHEHTSDYDLLLSLIDELEPEGEAPIIGGLLMGMATVLAGTTTCSGGVLVQGHMIMFTDGTSSDKDLISTDSEVLSVIRTIAEHSIKVYYVQLGEQQLSVIMEQAVKETKGKVISISEMYRLIRMSQLLGVAARVAGEMKFLSEEPNRDFISQKIYELTRNPEDQNEDCIDFVVEFTNSQLEEGIYKELKCRTLHLGDRVRRGPLWTYGDQDGNCPGTVIGQHDNGWVRVMWDNGHNNIYRYEESSNTFNLRRVNEKRILVDEMIAVGCRVVRGGDWRYGDDDGGFGTMGTVLNVKPEGRAVVRWDSKKMGIYKMGYNGFCEIMVVDESSTYGDEQIPFTDLEGRSQNEGFTYSNSWNQAKDTDSNDEGMHSQINVPADGHETKNASWEYKDNKDSEWKKYPLDINYKIENAFKKKPTEKTNFKMDMKTYIINFAKNIQVNPRDGTEIEVRRSV from the exons ATGTATTCATGTCACATGCAGGTTCCATTAAACAATATATGGTTTCCAGCAAATATTCCTGCAAATAAGACAGGCAATTTGAACAGAATGGAGTCCCACGATCCTATGCCGAAACATGGGCATCATATGGACGACAACAGCGATACAAGTGATGAGAACGTAGAACACAGTCCAGGGGTGCCATTTAATACCTTAGAAACGGAGAGGGGAATTGAATCTACAAGTTTCCATGCATCAAATATTCTTactaaaaaaacattaaagaacaACTTTGGTTTGAAGACCTCACGTACAAATTTGATGTTTGACAATCGTGTAAGATTACTTACCGACCAAACATGCTATGAAGGTTTGTTTATTGCATCTGTTGAAGGAATCAATGAAGAGGTACCGCCATTAAATAATATCACTCCGACTCATTCGGAGCAGCCTACAACGGGAGATTTCAG GTATGAATATGAGGCTTCCGATATATTTGAAGATGGTGAACAACGTACGGCTGGAATCG GTGAAAGTAGAAAAGCAACTATTGATGACTGGCATAGATATACTGAACAATTTACCATGGAAG CAAACCTCAGGGTAAAGTCAGGTGTTGTTCAGCGAGGATGGCATGGCCACGATGTTACCCTAGTACTAGATGCATGTGAACATATGAGAGGAGATAAATTCGTCTCCATGAAATCAGCTGCAAGAAGATATATTGAAG GTGTCAAACAGATTCAGAGAACAAGAGGTTTAGTAGAAAATGTCGGAATCGCTGTGTTTTGTGGACGGAGTAGATTGTTACACGAGCATACAAGTGACTACGATCTACTGCTCAGCTTAATAG ACGAATTGGAACCAGAGGGAGAAGCTCCAATAATAGGGGGACTTTTAATGGGAATGGCTACAGTTCTAGCTG GGACAACCACATGTTCTGGAGGCGTCCTGGTTCAAGGACACATGATAATGTTCACTGATGGTACTTCCTCAGACAAAGACCTGATAAGC aCTGATTCTGAGGTTTTAAGTGTAATAAGAACAATAGCGGAACATTCAATTAAGGTGTACTATGTTCAACTTGGGGAACAACAATTAAGCGTT attatgGAACAAGCAGTGAAAGAGACGAAAGGAAAAGTGATATCAATTAGTGAGATGTATCGTTTGATTCGAATGTCACAACTTCTT GGAGTAGCTGCAAGAGTAGCAGGAGAGATGAAATTTTTATCCGAAGAACCGAACAGAGATTTCATCAGTCAAAAAATATACGAATTAACAAGAAATCCTGAGGACCAAAAC GAAGATTGTATTGACTTCGTGGTGGAATTTACCAACTCGCAATTAGAAGAAGGCATTTATAAGGAATTAAAATGTCGAACATTACATCTGGGAGATAGGGTACGACGTGGCCCTTTATGGACGTATGGTGACCAAGATGGAAACTGTCCAGGTACTGTAATAGGACAACACGACAATG GTTGGGTTCGTGTTATGTGGGACAACGGACACAATAATATATATCGATACGAAGAAAGTTCTAACACATTTAACTTAAGGAGAGTGAATGAGAAGAGAATACTGGTTGACGAAATGATTGCTGTTGGATGTAGAGTTGTTAGAG GGGGAGACTGGAGATATGGAGATGATGACGGTGGATTTGGAACCATGGGAACAGTTCTAAACGTAAAACCGGAAGGTAGAGCTGTA GTCAGATGGGATAGTAAGAAAATGGGAATTTACAAAATGGGATACAATGGGTTCTGCGAAATTATGGTTGT GGACGAAAGCAGTACATACGGTGATGAACAAATACCATTTACCGATCTGGAGGGAAGGAGTCAAAATGAAGGTTTTACGTATTCAAATTCATGGAACCAGGCAAAAGATACAG ATTCAAATGACGAAGGTATGCATTCTCAAATTAATGTGCCTGCAGATGGTCACGAAACAA AAAATGCGTCATGGGAGTACAAAGACAACAAGGATTCAGAATGGAAGAAATATCCTCTAGatattaattataaaatagaaaacgctttcaaaaaaaaaccaacagaaaaaactaattttaagatGGATATGAAAAC GTACAttataaattttgcaaaaaatattCAGGTGAACCCACGAGACGGCACGGAGATTGAAGTTCGGCGATCAG TATAA
- the LOC143070958 gene encoding uncharacterized protein LOC143070958, whose translation MASLCFSRSGYSILTAASKEISQLEEHVSRVDSKSVEYANNLNTVTKQISDLLSKTSKLNVLVDKLQKTAHFGERYRKVWSNDLPNNDEYSECSLNEIETNELVGKIPCRQNSEALNENDTKYISDNECYSADVNIQNPHSYVKIQTVEPLTHNAVQCFDSNINPCKPFGKISETKFFEQLGTCRDKDNAQNSSTKRTSSDEIFLDENTIEEDNPFNASNKEKVNDSASEIDNCNTSNRKTKIRRNESGYRSRTREIQNDNRISFHNICKSSGGGGNIKEKVSRTDIQREDSNVSNIKPTEHVTEDTRTMMKSVTS comes from the exons ATGGCGAG TTTATGTTTCAGTAGGAGTGGTTATTCAATACTGACTGCTGCCTCCAAAGAAATTTCAC AGTTAGAAGAACACGTGAGCCGAGTGGACAGTAAATCGGTTGAATATGCTAACAATTTGAACACTGTAACAAAGCAAATTTCCGATTTATTGTCGAAAACAAGTAAATTAAATGTACTTGTTGATAAGCTACAGAAAACGGCACACTTTGGCGAGAGATATAGAAAAGTTTGGTCTAACGATCTTCCAAATAATGATGAATATAGTGAATGTTCATTAAATGAAATAGAAACCAACGAATTAGTAGGTAAAATACCATGCAGGCAAAATAGTGAAGCATTAAATGAAAACGATACCAAATATATATCTGACAACGAATGTTATAGCGCTGACGTTAATATCCAAAATCCTCACAGCTATGTGAAAATCCAGACAGTAGAACCGCTGACGCATAACGCAGTTCAATGTTTCGATTCAAATATTAATCCTTGTAAACCTTTTGGTAAAATCAGCGAAACAAAATTCTTTGAACAACTAGGAACATGTAGGGATAAAGATAATGCTCAAAATTCTTCCACTAAACGAACTAGTAGCGACGAAATTTTTCTAGATGAAAATACAATTGAAGAAGACAACCCATTTAATGCATCAAATAAGGAAAAGGTTAACGATAGTGCGTCTGAGATTGACAACTGTAACACATCAAATAGGAAAACCAAGATTCGTAGAAACGAGTCTGGCTATAGAAGTAGAACTAGAGAAATACAAAACGACAATCGCATTAGCTTTCATAACATTTGCAAAAGTTCTGGAGGGGGAGGGAACATAAAGGAAAAAGTTAGCAGGACAGACATTCAAAGAGAAGATTCGaatgtttcaaatattaaacCAACTGAACACGTCACAGAAGATACAAGAACAATGATGAAGTCAGTGACATCGTAA